The following proteins come from a genomic window of Euwallacea fornicatus isolate EFF26 chromosome 9, ASM4011564v1, whole genome shotgun sequence:
- the LPCAT gene encoding lysophosphatidylcholine acyltransferase isoform X2, which yields MSAKLAVGISQIDCDDTEPLINPFVHHLELNSTYEKIKTIVLTLILVPVRVGLICFFVVTGWILATIGLFGVPEQELHEKPLEGWRKKLKNIISLLGQSSLRAGGMHFTIKGRQASRDEAPILVAAPHSTFLDAGLVYVTGFPSTIVRTESVSFHIGKLINYTQPIYVWRDDPDSRQKSVKEIIKRATSDMDWPQILIFPEGTCTNRSCLISFKNGAFYPGVPIQPVCIRYPNKLDTVTWTWEGPSALKLLWLTLTQPSSNCEVEFLPIYYPSEEEKRDAKLFANNVRAVMAKALGVPVVDYSYSDCKMMTKAKEMNLPFANSLVEVRKLRKKLGFKGTDREEAVVKSNSYTCRDYSKVTFIEFVDTMRLHSNEQAALQLFRIYDKNNTGLMDIRDYLLGVLATEEEKTTEEVVVLAFMIYDVKRNGKLTADNFCKAVCQTLGISQEYGLQIFDQVDRKQLGFVRLEDFLTWVSKYVPHLIYLGPNDKPNWQNLSVYQNHEKKVD from the exons ATGAGTGCCAAATTGGCGGTCGGCATTTCGCAAATCGATTGCGACGACACCGAGCCTTTGATTAATCCCTTCGTTCACCACCTGGAATTGAACAGTACTTATGAGAAAATTAAG acAATAGTGCTCACATTAATCCTCGTACCAGTCCGAGTAGGTCTGATATGCTTCTTCGTCGTCACCGGATGGATTCTGGCCACAATAGGCCTCTTCGGCGTACCCGAGCAGGAGTTGCATGAAAAACCCCTGGAGGGATGGAGAAA GAAACTAAAAAACATCATAAGCCTCTTGGGGCAGAGCAGCCTGAGGGCGGGAGGCATGCATTTTACCATTAAGGGCAGGCAGGCTTCCAGGGACGAAGCCCCTATTTTAGTGGCCGCTCCCCACTCCACCTTTCTGGACGCAGGGCTCGTCTACGTTACCGGATTTCCATCCACCATAGTTCGTACTGAGAGCGTGAGCTTTCACATAGGAA AGCTAATAAACTATACACAACCGATTTACGTCTGGAGAGACGACCCCGATTCCCGACAAAAGTCGgtgaaagaaataataaaacggGCCACGTCGGACATGGATTGGCCTCAGATTTTGATATTTCCCGAGGGAACGTGCACGAACAGGTCGTGTCTGATCAGCTTTAAGAATGGAGCCTTTTACCCTGGGGTCCCCATTCAGCCCGTTTGCATTCGGTATCCCAACAAGTTGGACACAGTGACGTGGACTTGGGAGGGGCCGAGCGC attaaaactGCTTTGGCTCACGTTGACGCAACCATCCAGCAACTGTGAAGTAGAGTTCCTTCCTATATATTATCCAAGTGAAGAGGAGAAGCGAGACGCGAAACTGTTTGCCAACAATGTTCGAGCTGTAATGGCAAA GGCCTTGGGCGTGCCTGTAGTCGACTATTCTTACAGCGACTGtaaaatgatgaccaaagcCAAAGAAATGAATTTGCCCTTCGCCAATTCGTTGGTAGAAGTCCGCAAATTGAGGAAGAAGTTGGG ATTCAAAGGAACGGATAGAGAGGAAGCTGTAGTCAAATCCAACAGTTATACTTGCAGAGATTACAGCAAGGTCACCTTCATTGAGTTCGTAGACACCATGAGACTGCATTCCAATGAGCAGGCCGCTTTGCAGCTCTTCAGAATTTACGACAAA AACAATACAGGTTTGATGGATATTAGAGATTACCTGCTAGGTGTCTTAGCcacagaagaagaaaaaactaCCGAGGAGGTTGTGGTCTTGGCATTCATG atatatGATGTGAAAAGAAACGGTAAATTAACAGCCGATAATTTCTGTAAAGCAGTTTGCCAAACACTAGGAATAAGTCAAGAGTATGGGCTGCAGATCTTCGACCAAGTGGATCGGAAACAACTAGGATTCGTTCGCCTTG AGGACTTCCTGACGTGGGTATCCAAATATGTTCCCCATTTGATCTACCTGGGACCCAATGATAAGCCCAACTGGCAGAACTTGAGCGTCTACCAGAACCACGAGAAGAAAGTTGACTGA
- the LOC136341268 gene encoding LOW QUALITY PROTEIN: uncharacterized protein (The sequence of the model RefSeq protein was modified relative to this genomic sequence to represent the inferred CDS: substituted 1 base at 1 genomic stop codon), giving the protein MKQKIPKNCDEFIKIPKFFLITAGFWPFPITDSPLKTKLYRFYGKFQISLYVCFVSSSVLNLIILVFMKANGTRIFSSINVFIVVFETCVKLIIFQACKIPNMFQHVLQNELLVYQSKDQEVKICYKEQARYCRIVNITQFMFTLFSTIPFTIIALLEVYRCDDFAHYKNQPFMHDLWYPFRRETHMPWVILLNIIMVLQGTWFNTVTQSTFINLMIYASSRLKILIIKIRKFDEIAIEENCGDMMTTVKILIKEHQDLLHFIKSFNEQTKYVMLMEFLLNSVSLASVTIQLLVVATLSRLIIAFSITILQLSQIFILAWNANEISEEGLLIADAIGSSNWYKQNAIVRKLFLLMIMRAQIPIGLTAGPFFRMSTNTAVTTIKAAYTYLSLMMQNYDITETMSPSYDKFIKIAKLFLIAGGFWPFKITDNSIRSKLYAIYCKFQTSTYVTYISSLLLNIIVLVINNGDRTRIFAAINVCVMLFESCVKIILFQVKKIPDMFEHVMRNERRVDESNDQEISLCYRNQVNYARKVNKTQFMVTVCSAIPFTAFPLLEVFHSEDFSEYKDKPFMHDLWYPFRRENHMYWVIFINVFMIIQGTCFNTATQSTFINLMIYANSRFKILNIKLRKFDHIAREEKDGDVLGTVKKLIVEHQELIRFVNSLNDRTKYVMLMEFVLNAVSLASGLLQLVVVSXFENVPQLCVIFTIIIMQISQIFILAWSANEITVEALKVANAASASNWQDQSLEAERLFLVMMMRAQVPIALTAGDFFEMSADTAVTTVKAAYTYLSVMLNNMEG; this is encoded by the exons atgaaacaaaaaattcccaaaaattgtgacgaattcataaaaattccaaaattcttTCTCATAACGGCGGGGTTTTGGCCCTTTCCCATCACTGACAGCCCTTTAAAAACCAAACTCTACAGATTCTacggaaaatttcaaatcagtTTATATGTTTGCTTCGTCTCTTCTTCGGTTCTTAATCTCATCATCTTGGTTTTCATGAAGGCAAACGGGACTCGCATATTCAGTAGCATTAACGTATTCATAGTGGTCTTCGAGACTTGTGTGAAACTAATAATATTCCAG GCATGCAAAATTCCAAACATGTTTCAACACGTTCTCCAAAATGAGTTGCTAGTTTACCAATCCAAGGACCAAGAAGTGAAGATTTGCTACAAGGAGCAAGCACGTTACTGCAGAATAGTCAATATTACCCAGTTCATGTTCACGCTCTTCTCTACGATACCATTCACGATAATTGCTCTATTAGAGGTCTATCGCTGTGATGATTTCGCACACTACAAGAACCAGCCCTTCATGCATGATCTGTGGTATCCCTTTCGAAGGGAGACCCACATGCCCTGGGTGATTCTACTGAATATTATTATGGTCCTTCAGGGCACCTGGTTCAACACCGTAACTCAGTCGACTTTCATTAATCTCATGATATACGCTAGCAGCAGgttaaagattttaataattaagattaggaaatttgatgaaattgcTATTGAAGAGAATTGTGGGGATATGATGACCACtgttaaaattcttattaagGAACACCAAGATCTACTTCA TTTCATCAAGTCCTTTAATGAACAAACGAAATATGTGATGTTGATGGAATTTTTACTCAATTCTGTTAGCTTGGCATCAGTAACCATTCAACTATTGGtg GTAGCTACTCTGTCACGTTTAATCATAGCCTTCTCCATCACTATACTACAACTATCTCAAATATTCATATTGGCATGGAATGCCAACGAAATATCTGAAGAG GGTTTACTTATCGCTGACGCCATAGGTTCCAGTAACTGGTACAAACAGAACGCCATAGTAAGGAAGTTGTTCCTGTTAATGATCATGAGAGCGCAAATTCCTATAGGGCTTACAGCTGGTCCCTTTTTCCGAATGTCTACGAATACTGCTGTAACG ACGATAAAAGCTGCTTACACATATTTGTCACTTatgatgcaaaattatgatAT TACTGAAACGATGTCACCATCTTACgataaattcatcaaaatcgcGAAACTCTTTTTAATAGCTGGGGGATTTTGGCCTTTTAAGATAACTGACAACTCAATTCGGTCCAAATTATACGCGATATACTGCAAATTCCAAACTTCTACGTATGTCACCTACATATCTTCTTTATTGCTGAACATCATTGTCCTGGTAATAAATAACGGAGACCGAACACGAATCTTCGCCGCAATAAACGTCTGCGTAATGCTCTTCGAAAGTTgcgtgaaaataattttatttcaa GTGAAAAAAATTCCGGACATGTTCGAACATGTCATGCGGAACGAGCGTCGTGTCGATGAATCGAATGATCAAGAAATCTCGCTCTGTTATAGAAACCAAGTCAACTATGCTAGGAAAGTGAACAAAACTCAGTTTATGGTGACAGTTTGCAGCGCTATACCATTCACAGCATTTCCATTACTAGAAGTTTTCCACTCCGAGGACTTCTCCGAGTACAAGGACAAGCCGTTCATGCACGACCTGTGGTACCCGTTTCGAAGGGAAAACCACATGTATTGGGTGATTTTCATCAATGTTTTCATGATCATCCAGGGTACGTGTTTCAACACGGCGACCCAATCGACATTCATCAATCTTATGATCTACGCTAACAGCAGATTCAAGATATTAAACATAAAACTGCGCAAGTTTGATCACATCGCTAGGGAAGAGAAGGATGGAGATGTACTTGGTACTGTAAAAAAGCTGATTGTAGAGCATCAAGAGTTGATCAG GTTCGTGAACTCCCTAAACGATAGAACAAAATATGTAATGCTCATGGAATTTGTACTGAATGCTGTAAGTCTGGCCTCGGGACTACTTCAGTTGGTCGTAGTAAGTTGATTTGA AAATGTACCGCAGCTCTGTGTGATTTTCACCATaattattatgcaaatttctcaaatattcATCTTGGCTTGGAGCGCCAACGAAATAACTGTAGAG GCTCTCAAAGTGGCCAATGCTGCAAGCGCAAGCAACTGGCAGGACCAATCGCTTGAGGCGGAGCGACTCTTCCTTGTGATGATGATGAGAGCTCAGGTTCCCATAGCCCTGACCGCGGGTGACTTCTTTGAGATGTCCGCAGACACAGCGGTCACT ACCGTGAAGGCTGCATATACGTATTTGTCGGTTATGCTCAATAATATGGAGGGCTAA
- the LPCAT gene encoding lysophosphatidylcholine acyltransferase isoform X1, whose translation MSAKLAVGISQIDCDDTEPLINPFVHHLELNSTYEKIKTIVLTLILVPVRVGLICFFVVTGWILATIGLFGVPEQELHEKPLEGWRKSLKPIIAKLIFCIYTIGGVRLKVIGRPSTRSEAPLVALAPHSSFMDSIAMVYLGGPSIVAKGETASIPFFGKLINYTQPIYVWRDDPDSRQKSVKEIIKRATSDMDWPQILIFPEGTCTNRSCLISFKNGAFYPGVPIQPVCIRYPNKLDTVTWTWEGPSALKLLWLTLTQPSSNCEVEFLPIYYPSEEEKRDAKLFANNVRAVMAKALGVPVVDYSYSDCKMMTKAKEMNLPFANSLVEVRKLRKKLGFKGTDREEAVVKSNSYTCRDYSKVTFIEFVDTMRLHSNEQAALQLFRIYDKNNTGLMDIRDYLLGVLATEEEKTTEEVVVLAFMIYDVKRNGKLTADNFCKAVCQTLGISQEYGLQIFDQVDRKQLGFVRLEDFLTWVSKYVPHLIYLGPNDKPNWQNLSVYQNHEKKVD comes from the exons ATGAGTGCCAAATTGGCGGTCGGCATTTCGCAAATCGATTGCGACGACACCGAGCCTTTGATTAATCCCTTCGTTCACCACCTGGAATTGAACAGTACTTATGAGAAAATTAAG acAATAGTGCTCACATTAATCCTCGTACCAGTCCGAGTAGGTCTGATATGCTTCTTCGTCGTCACCGGATGGATTCTGGCCACAATAGGCCTCTTCGGCGTACCCGAGCAGGAGTTGCATGAAAAACCCCTGGAGGGATGGAGAAA ATCACTAAAACCGATAATCGCCAAACTAATTTTCTGCATATACACCATCGGTGGGGTGCGCTTGAAGGTGATTGGTCGCCCCTCCACTCGGTCTGAAGCGCCATTGGTGGCGCTAGCTCCCCATTCCTCTTTCATGGACAGCATTGCCATGGTTTACCTCGGAGGGCCCTCTATCGTTGCCAAAGGCGAAACTGCCTCCATACCTTTCTTTGGGA AGCTAATAAACTATACACAACCGATTTACGTCTGGAGAGACGACCCCGATTCCCGACAAAAGTCGgtgaaagaaataataaaacggGCCACGTCGGACATGGATTGGCCTCAGATTTTGATATTTCCCGAGGGAACGTGCACGAACAGGTCGTGTCTGATCAGCTTTAAGAATGGAGCCTTTTACCCTGGGGTCCCCATTCAGCCCGTTTGCATTCGGTATCCCAACAAGTTGGACACAGTGACGTGGACTTGGGAGGGGCCGAGCGC attaaaactGCTTTGGCTCACGTTGACGCAACCATCCAGCAACTGTGAAGTAGAGTTCCTTCCTATATATTATCCAAGTGAAGAGGAGAAGCGAGACGCGAAACTGTTTGCCAACAATGTTCGAGCTGTAATGGCAAA GGCCTTGGGCGTGCCTGTAGTCGACTATTCTTACAGCGACTGtaaaatgatgaccaaagcCAAAGAAATGAATTTGCCCTTCGCCAATTCGTTGGTAGAAGTCCGCAAATTGAGGAAGAAGTTGGG ATTCAAAGGAACGGATAGAGAGGAAGCTGTAGTCAAATCCAACAGTTATACTTGCAGAGATTACAGCAAGGTCACCTTCATTGAGTTCGTAGACACCATGAGACTGCATTCCAATGAGCAGGCCGCTTTGCAGCTCTTCAGAATTTACGACAAA AACAATACAGGTTTGATGGATATTAGAGATTACCTGCTAGGTGTCTTAGCcacagaagaagaaaaaactaCCGAGGAGGTTGTGGTCTTGGCATTCATG atatatGATGTGAAAAGAAACGGTAAATTAACAGCCGATAATTTCTGTAAAGCAGTTTGCCAAACACTAGGAATAAGTCAAGAGTATGGGCTGCAGATCTTCGACCAAGTGGATCGGAAACAACTAGGATTCGTTCGCCTTG AGGACTTCCTGACGTGGGTATCCAAATATGTTCCCCATTTGATCTACCTGGGACCCAATGATAAGCCCAACTGGCAGAACTTGAGCGTCTACCAGAACCACGAGAAGAAAGTTGACTGA